The Cutaneotrichosporon cavernicola HIS019 DNA, chromosome: 3 region GGGAGATTCTCGCCCTCAGCGAAATCACCACTGGCCTATGGTCACACGCATTGGGGAGAACTAAGCGCTATTTCCCTTGCTTTCCCAGACGATACTTGCAACCGAACTAAATGAGACCCGAACATCACTCGAATAGAGCCCCTCACAGACCTAGATGCGTGGACGAGCGTCCACGTGTCGTGGAGATGTGGCTAGCCAGACCCAAGACCCACTCGACATTTCCCAGGTTTTCTGGGAATCTGGGAATCTGGCCATCAATCTGTCTCTGGCAGGCCGGTAGTGTTCGTCTGGAAGCTGTGTGACGGGGGGGAAGGATACATCGGTTTGGGAACTGCGAAAGCAAGGAAACATGAAGAAAGCGAGTGGTGCGAGGTTGAagggtggcggtggcgaggcATGCGGGACGTGCGGTCGTCTTCACCACCCAAAATCACTCCCGGAAAGCGCGAGCTGCACGGACACTAGACGTCGTAGTAAGGTGACAGTAGCGATGTGGGTTTTCCGCCTGGACTAGGCTCAGTCGGGAGGCAGACGCAGATCCATGGGAGTGGTCATAGCGTGGTTGCCGCTAAACCAATGGTTAGTTCTCACCCCTGCTGTCCTCATCCACAGCAACATGCTGTGCATTTCACTGACCGTCTGTATCTGTCTACTTTTCCCTTCCTGTCTCCTTTTCTCTACCTGTCTACTCTTCTCTACCTGTCCACTCATTCCCACACTACACGAGCTCACActcgcccacctcgccgcggccgtcCATACTGTTCGTCCCTCGCAAccgccagctcctcctccagacGCTTCACGACGCGATCACGCCATCTACCATCCCATCGAGAAGGTgcgtctcgtcctcatcttGTTGCAGGGTACATTCCGCTTCCTCTGTTCGGTTCACAGCGAGGGACGTGACGGCAGCAGTCACGCGGGAGTCGCACGCCTCTAGGCCGAGCTGATTATGGGCCGCCTGGACCTTGGCCGGATTGAGACGGTCAGACGTGCGGGAGGCGTCGGTGCAGGCGACTGAGTCACCAGTGAAGTCGTTCTCCATGTCTCCGTGGTTGGCGATGTTGACCTGGAAGCGTGCGGAGATAAGGCGCCGCGTGTCATGGGGTCGACGGGTGCGATGGTGGTGATGGATATCACCTGGTATCAACGCCAGTGAGAAGCAGCCGTTGGTGGCGACAAGAGCCGCGATGAAGTGGGAGCGGGGTCGCTTTCGGCGACTAGCCTTGGCGCCTGCGTCCAAGCAATCACTCATCGAGGTGCGAGAGGTTTGGTGGCTCCCTCCAGCGAGGTTACAAGTCGGGAATCGACAGCGGGTTATGGACTTGACCTTGCTCTGCAGACACGAACCCGGATCGTTCTTGCTGAAGGACCCCATGGCGTTTAGTTACGtccggcgccgagctccgtGACAATCCGCATCGGCTCATCGATAACAGCGAGGCTTGGCTCCGCGCGACTCAAGGAGCCAGAGACAGAACcaagacgaggacgcgcgagcgcagctTTCCGTCGCGGTAACTCGGGCAGTACGTGTCAATCTCCCGGTCGCTCACAACCTTCGCGCACCCTGGCACTAGTACGCCCGTGGACAGTCAGTGCTAGTTTCAAATGCTTGGTCAGCAGCAGTCCAGATCCCGGCAAACGCAATACGCAGCTGTCGCCGCCGAAACTATTCGCCGTCGGATTAGATAACCGGAGCACGCGTCGTGGGTCGAGGCTGCTTGCTGAGTGGATACCGCAAAGGATATCTCCGAGTCGGGGTGTGCCTGCGGCCTAGAAGGTGGCAGATTGCTGGAATACGCGTGCCTGCCCCGCCTGATAGATATCGTTTGAGATGCAGGTTGATACGCGTTTGAGATTGCGTTTGAGATTGCGATTGAGGGTACGCGTTGAATTTGAGAGATGTCGAGCGCGTTTGAGACGGCGCAACAGATAGTCCGAGGACTGAAGCCGCGCAGCCGCGCGGCTACACCGCCACTACAGTACCATACTCTGCGGTGGTGTCCAACGTGCCATACCCTCTACATGCTCAGCTCATCAATAGTCAGCTCATCAATAGTCGCGACTAGTCACGAGACGTAGACACGATTATCTCGATGCCGTGGAATGCATAGATACATATATCGACGTATCCGTATCCTTTCGACGATGCGTGGACACATGTCAGAGGATGCACCGTATCGAGGGGTGAGAAATGGGTCGGCAACTTGTTTTGTGGGGGTCCGATAACGGAGATTCTTGTTAGCCTCGTGCCTCATTCCTCTGCCCACTCTGTTAGGCTCTGTTCCACTACCAACAAGCCTTGGCCGCACCCGGAATGTCTCACGACAAATGCGCACATGACCATTGTTCTATCGTGTCCAAGACGCCGGATCAGATGGGGCCGATGAGAGCCGGTTCGGTCCTCATGGTGGGTCCTCATGTGGGCACTCAATGTGACGTGTGAACTTGACCTAGCACAATCATATATAAGGACTGTGGGAAGCGAAGCTTGTGCTCCATTCCAACAGCTTCTGCCTTCGCCTCTACCTCTTCCACACAAACAACACCAACAACACCAACATGAAGGTTCTCATCATCCTGTACTCTGGTGGCCAGGCCGCTCAGGAGCAGcccaagctcctcggcaccaCTGAGAACAAGCTCGGCATCTACGACTGGCTCAAGGGTCTTGGTCACGAGTGAGTCTTCCCATCTGATGTGATGTTCGAGCGCCTCTCTGCGCTCGCTCCAACTCGGCTGACCtcagcgtcgtcgtcaccgacGACAAGGAAGGCCCCAACTCGGACTTCCAGAAGCAcattgtcgacgccgagatccTCGTCACGACCCCCTTCCACCCCGGCTACCTCACGGCCGAGATCAtggacaaggccaagaaccTCAAGCTCTGCGTCACTGCCGGTGTGGGATCCGACCACATCGACCTGAACGCGGCCAACAAGCACAAGATCACCGTGGCCGAGGTGTCGGGCTCCAACGTCGTCTcggtcgccgagcaggTCATCATGACcatgctcgtcctcgtgcGCAACTTTGTCCCTGCGCACGAGCAGATTGTCGCCCACAAGTGGAACGTCGCTCAGATCGCTCGCGACGCCTACGACCTTGAGGGTAAGGTTGTCGGCACCATCGGGTGCGGCCGTATTGGCTACCGTGTCCTCCAACGTCTCGAGCCTTTCAACTGCAAGGAACTCTTGTGGTTCGACTACACTGACCTCccggccgacgccgccaaggctATCAACGCCACCCGCGTCGCGACTCTGGACGAGCTCTTTGCCCGGTGTGACGTCATCACTGTCAACTGCCCTCTGCACGAGAGCACGCGCGGCCTCATCAATGCCGACGCTATCaagaagatgaagaagggTGTGTGGCTCATCAACACTGCCCGCGGCGCCATTTGCGACCGCATGGCTatcgtcgacgccctcgagtCCGGCCACATTGCCGGATACGGCGGTGACGTCTGGGACGTCCAGCCAGCCCCGGCTGACCACCCCTGGCGCAACATGCGTGGCCCGAACGGAAACGGGAATGCCATGACTGCGCATTACAGTGGGACGACACTCGATGCCCAGGTAAGCCCCCTGCATGCGTAGAGTTGTCGTTGTGGATGCTGATGTCGTGAAGGCCCGTTACGCCAAGGGAACCGAGGAAATTATCGACAATTACCTCAACGGCAAGCCCCAGAACCCCGCCAACGTCATCGTGGCGGACGGCAAGTACGCGACCCACGCCTACGGCCAGCGCAAGTAGTCGAACAGAGGAAAGGATTACGGGTAGTTGTTGGATGCAGTTATGACGCTTTCCATTCGGGTACTGTGTTGTTGTTTtgaggaagtggaggtggtgatATCATGGATAGGGGGAGCTCATTTGGTCCCGCTTTGGTCCCGCTCTCGCTTCCCCCCTTTTTAGCCGTTTGTAGCCTCGTtctgcttcttcttcgATGTACACATATTCGTCTCCACAGATTAAGAGTCTATTCTCTCTATCGACTCCATACAACTCGTACGTACATCGCCATTTGTCGCTAGCCTTTTTCCCGCAGCGAGCTACGTGCCCCAGTAGAAGACCTCAAACCCTTCTTTTATAGACCTCCGGAGTCGCCCAGTAATCTACAGCGAGCTCCGGCAACCCTCACCTCTttccaccttcccccaccaTGGGCGATCGTCCCCCTCATACGACCGTTGATGCCTACCGCACCATCCCCCTCCTGACAGGGCCCGAGAACTTCCAGCAATGGCAGGAGTCCGTTGACGCCTTCGCCCGCTGCAAGAACCTCATCCGCATCTTCAAGGGCACCGACACGGAGCCCTTTCGCCGACCCATTCCGCCCCACGTCGCGGCTGGCACCCCCGAATACCTCAGCATCCGCCCCAGCACCGACCGCGCTGGCGACAACCCACCCATAGGCGCACTCCAGACagtcaccttccccgcgGCGCACGGCCCCGCActcgatgatgacgacATGGCCAAGTGGGAGTCATGGCAGGCACGTGAGAATCCCGCCCATGCAGCCATTATGGAGACCATTTCCGCCAACCTCCGCTCCACCATCCACAATGCCTGGTCTGCCTTTGACTGCCTCGCCACTCTCCAGAGCAAGTTCATCACCACCTCGGGAAGCCACAAGCgtgccgccaaggccaaggtcatCTCACTCTGACTGCGCGAAAACTCAACGCCGCAGGAGATGCGCTCGCATCTCGAAACCTTCCGCTACTATCTCCACCAGTCTGAACTAGTCGGCGTCCCTTGGACAGACTTCGACCGCAGTGACGTCTTCCTCAACTCCCTTCCCGACGACATGACCGAACTTATCCACCTGAAGTGGGACACGGCCTGCGTGTCCGTCGGCCGCGAAGAGGACTTTGAAATCCTCATGACCACTTATAGCTCCTTCACTGAGCAACGCCGCCTTCGCTGGGAAGCTTCCGAGGGCGTTGCTGCCGCCCCCGGCATCCTGAAGCCCGCTCGCAAGAACGCCGAAGCTTCGGGCCTCGGCCGTAGACCCAACATCTACAGCAGAGACAGCCGCCCGAACGCCGGGTGCCGCACCCAGACCAACAACACTCCCCCCGACGCTGTCTGCACCCACTGCGAGCGCCCTTACCACACCAAAGATGCCTGTTTCGAACACGACGCTGGCCTTCCCTCCGCAAGCgaacgccgccgccgcatcgCCGCAGCGTGCAAAGCCAAGAGCCTCACTCCCCGCAACTTGAACTCCCCCCCGCGCCCCGATATGAAGAACATCGCAGCCGCGACCACAGACTACACCAGCGATGTCACACATCGACCGTGCCGTGGGCATAACGCCCTAAACACCGATGCCGTTCCCAACGAGCGTAGTGCGAGTTGGTGTTCCGTATCGCTAGTCGAGCGAGTCCTGCGCTGGGGCTGCGGAGTGAAGTAGGAGTGAGCTGTCCCGCAAGGGACACTGCCGTCTAGGTGGCAACCGTATTGGGAACCAGACCGTAGAATGACATGACTAGAGTACAAGTTACTATGTACGGTAGGCTATATACTCCACCGTCCGGCGGTGGTCAGTCTCTACGGCACGTGACTTAGGCCATGTGTTACTAACGGGGGTATATCTATGTATGTGTCGTACGTCATAAGAGAAGGGGTGATACGCCGACGGTCCATGACACCACTTCCTCTGACGccatcgccctcatcgCAGACGAGCCGTCAATCGTCCTCCCTGAACCTGACGAAGACATGCTCCTCATCAACGAGCTCATCGTAGCAGCACTACATGAACCGCCCAGCCTAGCGGAGCCCGCCACCTACGCTCAAGCCATGTCGGGCCCCAACGCTGCCAAGTGGCGGGTCGCCTGGCAAGAGGAGCTAACCCAGCTTGCCAACATGGGCTCATGGGAAGAAGCCACTCCGCCACCAGGTGCCAAGATGCTCACCGCCAAGCCCGTCTTCCAGATCAAGACCCAGGATGGCAAGGTCACGCGCTTCAAGGCCCACTGCACTATCCGCGGATGTGCGCAACGGCCCGGCATCCACTACGACGACACATTCCAACCCGTCAGTCGAGcttcctccctccgcctcctACTCACCATCGCCGCGACCCACGACCTCGAAGTCCTCAGCGCCGACTTCGACGCCGCGTACCTCAACGCACCcatcgacaaggaggaACTGTACGTACGGTTCCCGCCAGGATACCAACCATCCGACCTGACAGCAACTTGCCTCCGCCTGCTCAAATCTGTCTACGGCCTCAAACAAGCAGGTCACCTATGGTGGAAGCTAGTGGAGGACGCTCTCGTCGAGTACGGTTGCCAACGCGTCCAATCTGAGTGGGGCCTATACACGCTCTGCACCGACAACAAGACCACCCTACTCGTCCTGCTCTACGTCAATGACATCGTCGCCACCTGCATCCGCAGCAAGTCAGGCAAGAGCCAAGCCACAGACCTGTTCGAATTCCTTGGATCCCGCTTCTCCATTACCATCCTCGGACCCATCACACACATCCTGGGCGTCACAGTCACCCGCAACCCCGCCAACCGCAGCGTCGCCATCTCACAGACCGCATTCATCGACACGATCACTGACGGACTGCCGGGCCTATCACCCGTGATTGCCAAGCATGCCCCCCTTCCTAcaccccttcctcgctcACCAGACGAGCCCCCAGCATCACCCGCAGCCGCCTGTGCCTACGGTACCCTTATCGGCAAGCTCCTGTGGCTCGCCTTCATGACCCGCCCCGACGTCTCCTTCGCCGTCTCCTATTTGGCTCGCTACACCCACGCCCCCACTGACTACCACATCGCTCTAGCTGTACGTGTTGTCGCCTACCTCGCCAACACCCGCGCGATGACCCTCCAGCTCGGAGGAGCCCCTGCACCCCTCACCGTGTACACGGACTCCGACTGGTGTGCAGACCGCGACCAGCGACGATCCACCTCCAGTCTTGCAGCCTTCCTCAACGGATCGCTCATCAACTGGTCATCCCGCAGGCAGCGTCTCGTCGCCCACTCCACAATGGAAGCCGAGTACATCGCCGCAGCTGACGCCTCACACGAAATCCTCTGGATGCGCACGCTCCTGAACGAGATTGGTCTGCCTATGACGCAGCCCACACAACTCCACATCGATAACCAGGCCGCCATCCGGCTAGCCGCAAATCCCACGCTACATGAAAGGAGCAAACACATCGAGCTCCGCCACCACATTATCCGACAGCTTGTAGACCTCGGAATTATTACACTACACTATGTCCCGACCGGCCAACAGCGGGCCGACGGCTTCACCAAACCCTTGTCCGGCCCAAACACGGCCAACTTCCGCAATGACATTCGACTCACGCTTCCGTCCACAAACATGTAATCGACCAGCACTCGCCTCCTACGGCTAGGGGGAGTATCATGGATAGGGGGAGCTCATTTGGTCCCGCTTTGGTCCCGCTCTCGCTTCCCCCCTTTTTAGCCGTTTGTAGCCTCGTTCTGTTTCTTCTTCGATGTACACATATTCGTCTCCACAGGTGATATCGCGGTTTGCTCCCGTTATTCGCCCTGCCTCCCTGTTCCCATTTCGCCCTCAAGTTCCCATTTCGCCCTCAAGTTCCCATTTCGCCCTGTCTCAGTTTCCGACGATCCCGACTCGCCTCGTGCAAGTTCCCACCTCGCCTCGTCTCCTCGCTTCCGCAAACAGCCTCCATATCCTTGTATATAATCGTAGGATCTCATTCTCTCATTCGATGTATCTCATTCCGTCATTCCGTTTCCACAGGTGAGTGTGTCTGAGTGTGTCTGTGTGTGTGTATGATGGTGGCATTGAAACGGTGTGTGTTGAACGCTGTTGACGCCTTGTTCATCTTTTCCCACTCGCCATTCACTCTCTCCACTCTAGTTGACACTCACTCTCTTCATCTACTTGCGCAACAACACACACCAGCTCTATCTACCTCTACTTTTCCTGACACTCACCAGTATGGATCCAAAGCGCCCCGTGAGTACATCGATCACTTCACCTTGACCCCTTtaccttccttccctcacctt contains the following coding sequences:
- the FDH1 gene encoding uncharacterized protein (Catalyzes the NAD()-dependent oxidation of formate to carbon dioxide. Formate oxidation is the final step in the methanol oxidation pathway in methylotrophic microorganisms. Has a role in the detoxification of exogenous formate in non- methylotrophic organisms), whose protein sequence is MKVLIILYSGGQAAQEQPKLLGTTENKLGIYDWLKGLGHDVVVTDDKEGPNSDFQKHIVDAEILVTTPFHPGYLTAEIMDKAKNLKLCVTAGVGSDHIDLNAANKHKITVAEVSGSNVVSVAEQVIMTMLVLVRNFVPAHEQIVAHKWNVAQIARDAYDLEGKVVGTIGCGRIGYRVLQRLEPFNCKELLWFDYTDLPADAAKAINATRVATLDELFARCDVITVNCPLHESTRGLINADAIKKMKKGVWLINTARGAICDRMAIVDALESGHIAGYGGDVWDVQPAPADHPWRNMRGPNGNGNAMTAHYSGTTLDAQARYAKGTEEIIDNYLNGKPQNPANVIVADGKYATHAYGQRK
- a CDS encoding uncharacterized protein (Reverse transcriptase (RNA-dependent DNA polymerase)), whose protein sequence is MLLINELIVAALHEPPSLAEPATYAQAMSGPNAAKWRVAWQEELTQLANMGSWEEATPPPGAKMLTAKPVFQIKTQDGKVTRFKAHCTIRGCAQRPGIHYDDTFQPVSRASSLRLLLTIAATHDLEVLSADFDAAYLNAPIDKEELYVRFPPGYQPSDLTATCLRLLKSVYGLKQAGHLWWKLVEDALVEYGCQRVQSEWGLYTLCTDNKTTLLVLLYVNDIVATCIRSKSGKSQATDLFEFLGSRFSITILGPITHILGVTVTRNPANRSVAISQTAFIDTITDGLPGLSPVIAKHAPLPTPLPRSPDEPPASPAAACAYGTLIGKLLWLAFMTRPDVSFAVSYLARYTHAPTDYHIALAVRVVAYLANTRAMTLQLGGAPAPLTVYTDSDWCADRDQRRSTSSLAAFLNGSLINWSSRRQRLVAHSTMEAEYIAAADASHEILWMRTLLNEIGLPMTQPTQLHIDNQAAIRLAANPTLHERSKHIELRHHIIRQLVDLGIITLHYVPTGQQRADGFTKPLSGPNTANFRNDIRLTLPSTNM